A single Ciona intestinalis chromosome 14, KH, whole genome shotgun sequence DNA region contains:
- the LOC100182029 gene encoding serine racemase isoform X2, producing the protein MASKVKTISHCINFNDVKAAYEIIKPFIHRTPLIQCSAISKLAGCNIFLKTENFQKTGSFKIRGATNALSHVAKKDSVKCVVTHSSGNHGQAVAKAAYSFGIPAYIVMPTTSPQCKKDAVKSYGGIVIECKPTEHDRVKMAETVLAEKGGTFIHASQTPQVMAGQGTLAMEMLEQNPDLDAIVAPVGGGGMISGIAVAAKALKPSIKVYAAEPEEANDCYLSKINGYRTPLKKTPVTIADGVKVTIGENAWPIIRDLVDDVITVSEEEIKQATVLVWERAKLVIEPTSGVGVAAVIGKKLLSAKGFDNSVKNIGLVLCGGNVDLCSIAKLLGA; encoded by the coding sequence ATGGCGTCAAAAGTGAAAACAATTAGTCattgtattaattttaatgatgTGAAAGCTGCTtatgaaattataaaaccatttattCATCGAACACCCTTGATACAATGCTCAGCAATCAGCAAACTAGCAGGTTGCAACATCTTTCTGAAAACCGAGAATTTCCAGAAAACCGGATCATTTAAAATACGTGGAGCAACCAATGCTTTGTCACACGTTGCTAAGAAAGATTCTGTAAAATGTGTTGTCACTCACAGCAGTGGAAACCATGGGCAAGCAGTGGCTAAAGCTGCCTATTCATTTGGTATCCCAGCGTATATTGTCATGCCAACCACATCACCACAGTGTAAGAAAGATGCAGTTAAGTCATATGGTGGGATTGTAATAGAGTGTAAACCTACAGAGCATGACAGAGTTAAAATGGCAGAAACAGTGCTGGCAGAAAAAGGCGGCACTTTTATCCATGCAAGTCAAACTCCACAGGTAATGGCTGGGCAAGGTACACTGGCAATGGAAATGCTAGAACAAAATCCTGATTTAGATGCAATTGTTGCCCCTGTTGGAGGGGGTGGTATGATTAGTGGTATTGCTGTTGCTGCCAAAGCATTGAAACCATCTATTAAAGTTTACGCTGCTGAACCAGAAGAAGCGAATGATTGTTATCTTTCAAAAATTAACGGTTATCGAACACCATTAAAGAAAACACCTGTAACAATTGCAGATGGTGTGAAAGTTACTATAGGAGAAAATGCATGGCCAATTATACGTGACTTGGTTGATGATGTGATCACAGTTTCAGAAGAAGAAATAAAGCAAGCTACTGTATTAGTGTGGGAAAGAGCAAAATTGGTTATTGAACCAACATCAGGGGTTGGGGTTGCTGCTGTAATTGGAAAGAAATTATTATCAGCTAAAGGATTTGACAACAGTGTTAAGAACATTGGACTTGTACTTTGTGGTGGTAATGTTGATCTTTGCTCCATTGCAAAGTTATTAGGTGCATGA
- the LOC100177358 gene encoding THO complex subunit 2-like, giving the protein MALGNPQIVKLEICKAWEKTGKNEVIALCKKSMDKPTKRTLKNDIPDIRRVLYECIHHVIAGKLKHDHLISVISELKPTHNAICSTVVDVLSMIDIELVALDEKKLREKFLSLVATLKDEVGIALLKERLDVETLESLKLINSTKLFQQKYIKTKTRLFYKQQKFNLLREEMEGYSKLSVELGDLSGQRVSPADLLQNIKSLIGCFNIDPNRVLDLILESFECYPEFARQMFIPLVNNYLILCENSTLCHLLGFKFAHYQTSGSQTPESLYNVAALLIQHNLVCLDDLLPHLLPSDAMITEEWTKYVETSTEEARRTTVMLLNPAEKPDEKDTKHKKVKQNNQKFGLCEALLKIGDWSHAEELMDRFDHVQMVAQPPIAKALCHLASYIIDPLYINVAEIKGNKCTPTSFEPHHSPPSPVSDFTHLTHGVFSLLYRLGPKAATDPILLVKLARIGKAFFTQYYAANPTDQHKATTIYGGFLGLISNVLLPSLSLLLSNSAASEEIWMMIKLLPYQTRYRLYGEWKNEAYEKHPELLLAKAQIIDKTKYIMRRLTKENVKQTGRQMGKLSHSSPTILFDCILSQIQRYDNLIMPVVDALKYLTNLTYDVLAFCIIEALANPQKERMKHDDTNISNWLQSLASFCGAIFKKYTIELSGLLQYVANQLKAGKSLDLLIMKEVVQKMSGIEISEEITTDQLEALAGGEILKAEGGYFGQIRNTKKSSNRLKEALLEQNLALPLCLLMAQQRQGIVFHEGEDIHLKLVGKLTDQCHDTLVQFGNFLSIQLGSEEYLKRFPAIDVLSSHFHTPADVAFFLSRPMYYHQINTKYDELRKQEKSKQKGVSDKAQRYISASNAVVTPISSLVHSMHSDKIWLDISPRFYTTFWSLTLYDIEVPSSAYDREIMKLKQTIQGIEQEGSSDSRKRREKERCENLISKLKEEQKKQEDHHGRVRERFRCEKEQWFLAKTTKNDTITKFLQLCIFPRSIFSPLDAVYCAKFVHMLHEHKTPNFSTLLCFDRVFSDISYTVASLTENEASRYGRFLCTMLGIVKKWHASKGNYEKECGDFPGFVTVLRATAAEGTSKANQLDYENFRHVCHKWQYKLTKALVVCLESKEYTQIRNALIILTKILPHFPAVNSLAGALEKRIDKIRTEEKEKRPDLFALAMGYSGMLKMRKPSLIPEHQFHKKPQPVASKTTDKSKERGKSKEKPSKRKTEEKKEKMAEAKSDSNRGKSKDKVIAAGESKSRGSSKERSSLDSSSRHQSLTKMNEKRSSSTPKSVPERDTKRRKLDANHAKEQRIESKEKPDKAKTVEREEGEVNGVNDDPEPKRSRKSKDRKRELVTSPSAGDHVKRHKTESVDRRSKEKEKVRKHESSKIKRESVGDGKKERSSKEVGSRKK; this is encoded by the exons ATGGCTTTGGGAAATCCACAAATTGTGAAGCTAGAAATATGCAAAGCATGGGAGAAGACAGGAAAAAATGAAGT AATTGCTTTGTGCAAAAAGTCAATGGACAAGCCAACTAAACGAACATTGAAGAATGATATACCAG atATTCGACGAGTTCTATACGAATGTATTCATCACGTTATAGCTGGGAAGTTGAAACATGATCATCTCATTTCTGTGATATCGGAATTAAAG CCTACCCACAATGCAATCTGCTCAACCGTAGTTGACGTCCTTTCGATGATTGACATTGAACTTGTGGCGCTTGACGAGAAAAAGCTCAGGGAAAAATTTCTTTCGCTTGTTGCTACTTTAAAG GACGAAGTTGGTATTGCTTTACTAAAAGAAAGATTAGATGTGGAAACTTTGGAGTCACTCAAGCTGATCAACAGTACCAAGCTAttccaacaaaaatatatcaaaacaaaaacgcGTTTATT ctataaacaacaaaagtttAATCTTCTGCGAGAGGAAATGGAAGGATATTCCAAATTATCTGTCGAACTCGGAGATTTGAGTGGACAACGTGTTTCTCCGGCTGACTTGCTGCAAAACATCAAAAGTCTTATTG gttgcTTCAATATTGACCCTAATCGTGTTCTTGACCTAATACTTGAGTCGTTTGAATGTTACCCTGAGTTTGCACGTCAGATGTTCATTCCACTTGTGAACAATTATCTCATACTGTGTGAAAACTCAACTCTATGCCATTTACTTGGCTTCAAATTTGCTCACTATCAG acAAGTGGTAGCCAGACACCTGAGTCTTTATACAACGTTGCAGCTCTTCTAATACAACATAATCTTGTGTGTCTTGATGATCTGCTACCTCAT TTGCTCCCAAGTGATGCAATGATCACAGAAGAATGGACGAAGTACGTTGAAACATCAACTGAAGAAGCGAGGAGGACAACTGTGATGCTCCTTAATCCTGCTGAGAAACCAGATGAAAAAGATACAAAGCATAAAAAAGTG aaacaaaacaaccagaAATTTGGCTTGTGCGAAGCTTTATTAAAGATTGGTGACTGGAGCCATGCTGAAGAACTAATGGATCGATTTGATCATGTACAGATGGTGGCTCAACCACCTATTGCAAAAGCTCTATGTCATCTAGCTTCTTATATAATAGACCCTTTGTATATTAA tgttgccgAGATAAAGGGTAACAAATGTACCCCAACCTCCTTTGAACCCCACCATTCACCCCCCTCCCCAGTATCTGACTTCACCCACCTAACCCATGGGGTGTTTTCTCTTCTGTATCGTCTTGGCCCCAAAGCTGCTACAGACCCCATCTTACTAGTCAAGCTGGCAAGAATTGGCAAAGCATTCTTTACTCAG tACTATGCAGCGAATCCAACAGACCAACACAAAGCA ACAACAATATATGGAGGGTTTCTTGGATTGATCAGCAATGTCCTCCTTCCATCTCTATCTCTCCTCCTCAGCAACTCCGCAGCATCCGAAGAGATTTGGATGATGATTAAACTTCTTCCTTATCAAACTAG gTACAGGTTATATGGTGAATGGAAAAATGAAGCTTATGAAAAACACCCGGAACTTTTGCTCGCCAAAGCTCAAATTAtcgacaaaacaaaatatattatgag acGCTTAACGAAAGAGAATGTAAAACAGACAGGCCGACAAATGGGAAAATTAAGTCACAGTAGCCCAACCATTCTGTTTGACTGT attttGTCCCAGATTCAGCGCTACGACAATCTTATCATGCCTGTAGTCGATGCACTTAAATACCTGACCAATCTCACATATGATGTATTAGCAT tcTGCATTATTGAAGCGCTGGCCAACCCACAGAAAGAGAGAATGAAGCACGATGATACTAATATATCTAACTGGCTACAAA GTCTTGCTTCATTCTGTGGAGCCATCTTTAAGAAATATACAATCGAACTTTCTGGACTTCTGCAATATGTGGCTAACCAACTCAAAGCAGGGAAAAG CCTTGATCTTCTTATTATGAAAGAAGTTGTTCAGAAGATGTCTGGTATTGAAATATCTGAGGAAATAACCACAGACCAATTAGAGGCATTGGCTGGTGGAGAAATACTCAAAGCTGAG GGCGGTTACTTCGGGCAAATCCGGAACACGAAAAAATCTTCCAACAGATTGAAAGAAGCTCTTCTGGAGCAAAACCTTGCTCTTCCTCTGTGTCTTCTGATGGCTCAACAGAGGCAAGGGATTGTTTTCCATGAAGGAGAGGACATTCATCTTAAACTTGTAGGAAAGTTAACAGACCAG TGCCATGACACTTTGGTCCAGTTTGGAAACTTTCTTTCTATTCAACTTGGTTCGGAAGAATATTTGAAAAGATTTCCTGCAATTGACGTTCTGTCCTCTCATTTCCACACCCCCGCTGATGTAGCTTTTTTCCTTTCAAGGCCAATGTATTATCACCAGATTAAT ACCAAGTATGATGAGTTACGCAAGCAAGAGAAATCCAAGCAGAAAGGAGTTTCTGACAAAGCCCAGCGTTATATATCGGCATCTAATGCTGTTGTAACGCCCATCTCATCACTTGTACATTCGATGCACTCAGATAAA ATATGGCTTGATATATCTCCACGATTCTACACAACGTTCTGGTCGTTAACATTATATGATATAGAGGTCCCATCATCAGCATACGACCGAGAGATTATGAAACTAAAGCAAACGATACAAGGCATTGAACAAGAAGGG tcGAGCGACTCTAGAAAGAGGCGAGAGAAAGAAAGATGCGAGAATCTAATCTCGAAGCTTAAAGAGGAGCAGAAGAAGCAGGAAGATCATCATGGAAGAGTCAGGGAGAGGTTCAGATGCGAGAAGGAACAATGGTTTCTTGCAA AAACCACAAAGAACGACACAATCACTAAATTCCTCCAACTCTGCATCTTCCCAAGAAGTATCTTTTCACCTCTGGATGCTGTGTACTGCGCAAAGTTTGTGCATATGCTGCATGAACATAAGACGCCCAACTTCTCTACCTTACTATGCTTTGACCGG GTATTCTCTGACATCTCATACACTGTTGCAAGCCTCACAGAGAATGAAGCATCCAGATATGGAAGGTTCCTATGCACAATGCTCGGTATTGTGAAAAAATGGCATGCCAGTAAAGGAAATTATGAAAAG GAATGTGGGGATTTTCCCGGTTTCGTTACCGTATTACGAGCCACAGCAGCTGAAGGAACAAGCAAAGCAAACCAACTCGATTATGAAAACTTTCGCCATGTTTGCCACAAGTGGCAGTACAAACTAACAAAAGCACTTGTA GTATGCTTGGAGTCAAAGGAATATACACAGATCCGTAACGCACTTATTATTCTTACCAAG ATTCTTCCCCATTTCCCAGCAGTTAACAGCTTAGCTGGGGCATTGGAGAAACGGATAGATAAAATAAGAAcggaagaaaaagaaaaacggCCGGACTTATTTGCCCTAGCTATGGG TTACTCTGGCATGTTAAAGATGAGAAAACCTTCATTAATTCCTGAACACCAATTCCATAAGAAACCTCAACCTGTAGCTAGCAAGACAACAG aTAAAAGCAAAGAGAGAGGGAAGAGCAAAGAGAAGCCCTCTAAAAGGAAAACAGAGGAAAA GAAGGAAAAAATGGCAGAGGCAAAAAGTGATTCAAACAGAGGCAAGAGCAAAGATAAGGTTATAGCAGCAG GTGAATCGAAATCCCGTGGTAGTTCAAAAGAGAGGAGCTCCCTGGATTCATCATCACGACATCAAAGTCTCACGAAAATGAACGAAAAACGCAGCAGTTCCACTCCGAAGTCTGTTCCTGAACGAG ATACAAAACGTAGGAAACTGGACGCCAACCATGCAAAG GAGCAAAGGATTGAAAGCAAAGAAAAACCTGACAAG gcGAAAACAGTGGAGAGAGAGGAAGGTGAGGTGAATGGTGTCAATGATGATCCGGAGCCGAAAAGATCCCGAAAGAGCAAAGATCGGAAGCGGGAGCTAGTGACGAGTCCTTCAGCTGGAGATCACGTTAAAAGACATAAAACTGAAAGTG TGGACAGGAGAAGcaaggaaaaagaaaaagtccGAAAACATGAAAGCTCCAAAATAAAAAGG GAATCTGTTGGAGATGGAAAAAAGGAAAGATCAAGTAAAGAG GTTGGCAGCAGAAAGAAGTGA
- the LOC100175019 gene encoding putative hydroxypyruvate isomerase yields the protein MGKLKFCSNVSWMYSEAEFLERFKLAAQDGFKGVECAWPYDHKLEDVVAAKTQANLEQILINSGCAKSLGNAANSNNVAGFKKELEQAILYANALNCKRIHIVAGNVGKEQTRDQACETYVSNLQYAAEKLQEHGIMGLIEPINTQKMPDYFLNTTDQMLDILKRVNRPNIMYQLDIFHLQIMEGNLTKKITDLFPKIGHIQISQVPGRGEPSTAGEINFSYLFSLLETLGYDGWIGLEYKPSTNTRESVQWFKDYMQG from the coding sequence ATGggaaaattaaagttttgttcCAATGTATCTTGGATGTATAGCGAAGCTGAGTTTTTAGAACGTTTTAAATTGGCTGCACAAGATGGTTTTAAAGGTGTTGAATGCGCCTGGCCGTATGACCATAAACTAGAAGATGTCGTCGCCGCCAAGACCCAGGCAAATTTGGAGCAAATTTTGATCAATTCAGGGTGCGCCAAATCGCTAGGAAATGCCGCAAATTCAAATAACGTTGCTGGGTTCAAGAAAGAGTTAGAGCAAGCAATATTGTACGCTAATGCATTAAACTGCAAGAGAATTCACATTGTTGCTGGGAACGTTGGAAAAGAACAGACAAGGGACCAGGCATGTGAGACGTACGTCAGTAACCTACAATATGCTGCTGAGAAATTACAAGAGCATGGAATTATGGGTCTAATAGAGCCAATTAACACCCAAAAGATGCCTGACTACTTCCTTAACACAACTGACCAAATGTTAGACATTTTAAAACGGGTTAACCGACCAAATATTATGTATCAACTGGATATTTTCCATTTGCAAATCATGGAAGGTAACTTAACGAAAAAAATCACTGATTTATTTCCGAAAATTGGACACATTCAAATCAGCCAAGTCCCTGGCCGTGGCGAACCATCAACAGCTGGAGAAATTAATTTTTCctatttattttcacttttgGAAACCTTAGGTTATGATGGCTGGATAGGCTTGGAGTATAAACCGAGTACTAACACTCGGGAAAGTGTTCAATGGTTTAAAGATTATATGCAGGGATAA
- the LOC100175819 gene encoding myosin heavy chain, non-muscle-like, with product MRIHVRDFSFNIRMILMTMLQNGTNGTHGTCKKLLEEGKRLGASGFSEYEGKRQQVKTPNLRSPTFKMSDLETDYKKKNESHSFQMDNKQFGDAPKPYTKSDFLDPVPRTLFMPLNLNNNSNNNNSIAHGPTIQPRVHNLAPIGHEISALMKTKSNLERTLDDSQAQVEYLTRKLDESKNVVQTQKAHFRKSIEELQKKLQETLAGRKQLMEIKENEMHQQEDMIHKLQTTIKELAASNQMQEQALLDAHERLNILQNRNQSSEHALTNIRAVLSTAQNRDTRSRFTESDHLSELVPDMMVEAFERFVTTSQEDADTLRSNVLRLEAELNAIKQEQEAERLLAQADTEELINRLKLKNQQEVEDQIKQKNNFQDKLHEVTSELSNLKLEHTAKERHLEDACKQVNELNRQLNEIRQAVLKEKGETQVKIVNSDYDVKVANDRGDRLEKEKGILQLRIEELVKQLDQAKEDLNSEKEHRRNLWLRESDSTKDLNDIRTLMEDRNNEITKLRELSTNLREQLTTQVAEKVKEAEMSERIKGETRARALSDEITELREQLSRAQAELTATERQMSDVLLERTKTMEILKEKDQQVDRLNTQFNLTDRKLIEVTEAKRTLDEKFTNLQREYDDVSVRASNAKSDLERTRSFAEDKEKIAMQLRHQVEMKTSSLDTALKSENEATTKARSLEARLKEIMQEVENLSSDLHSREEEVKSYERRVSELIEEKGSIADDVRMIEEEVARVLKSKEEMGAELKEARFQVSHLIQERDHLSKDLKYLTKRYNDEMNKVKKELKQKKNDLDQIQETLQTVKSVDGKAAKIAESMQKELTSKRAVIDSLQSELCKVCDKMESCEKENKSLKKENIKLGKKLEAANASLKTVEDELKTKNKSEKGYKLAVERLRSGLEKAAERNNEAQHLIDRQEAELAQAHIKHNLHLMDRRFPSQQVEPLAPTNAYGRPVLQNTGTTTLQNLLTRALTTMTSQVPSRDVTLSEIPKSQNPEPKNENKITNDIYKMIAEVHDNLVKKSGNPPKSPHSDITNTRRRRRKGRSNRRNKETYSGNDSSDIDVVLMNSDTTSVYSEPADSYLFESTLKHDPVSSSPSKFHPSMGLPSEPTRPLSPVSMLLYEAGDVGASRDNRIFKEQSNVIRGSEQEVRERFVSSAISDNAEELCRQLQQRLEGLTKMGGKLEKQNKDAAKLIKRQDRKLQQVRASGQNLR from the exons AAACTATTGGAAGAAGGGAAAAGACTTGGAGCTTCTGGCTTCTCAGAGTATGAGGGAAAACGGCAACAAGTTAAAA CACCAAATTTAAGATCACCAACTTTCAAAATGTCCGACTTGGAAACAGattacaaaaagaaaaatgagTCCCACTCATTTCAAATGGACAATAAACAATTTGGTGATGCACCAAAACCTTACACAAAATCAGATTTTCTGGATCCTGTTCCAAGGACATTATTCATGCCTTTAAATCTCAACAAcaatagtaataataataatagtattGCTCATGGGCCAACCATACAACCACGTGTACACAATCTAGCACCAATAGGACATGAAATATCCGCACTAATGAAAACTAAAAGCAACCTAGAACGCACACTGGATGATTCACAG gCTCAGGTGGAATATTTAACAAGAAAATTAGACGAATCAAAAAATGTAGTGCAAACACAGAAAGCACATTTCCGAAAATCCATAGAAGAACTTCAGAAAAAGCTTCAAGAGACATTAGCAGGTCGTAAACAACTAATggaaattaaagaaaatgaaatgcaCCAACAAGAGGACATGATACACAAACTGCAG ACCACAATAAAAGAGCTGGCAGCTTCAAACCAAATGCAGGAACAAGCATTACTTGATGCTCATGAGcgcttaaatattttacaaaatcgCAATCAATCCAGTGAACATGCACTGACCAATATTAGAGCTGTACTATCTACTGCTCAAAACAGAGATACACGTTCTAG GTTCACAGAGAGCGATCATTTATCAGAGTTGGTGCCAGATATGATGGTTGAAGCTTTTGAAAGATTCGTCACCACCAGCCAGGAAGATGCAGACACACTAAGAAGTAATGTACTACGGTTGGAAGCAGAACTCAATGCTATAAAACAG GAACAAGAGGCAGAAAGGTTACTTGCACAAGCTGATACAGAAGAATTGATAAATCGattgaaactaaaaaatcAACAAGAAGTCGAAgatcaaataaaacagaaaaataattttcaagaTAAG TTACATGAGGTAACCAGCGAACTCAGCAATCTGAAACTTGAGCATACGGCTAAGGAAAGACACCTGGAAGATGCCTGTAAGCAAGTTAATGAGCTTAACAGGCAACTAAATGAA ataagACAAGCTGTATTAAAAGAGAAAGGGGAAACGCAAGTGAAGATAGTCAATTCAGATTACGATGTAAAAGTTGCAAATGATCGAGGCGATAGACTTGAAAAGGAAAAAGGCATTCTACAATTAAG GATTGAGGAATTAGTGAAACAACTTGATCAAGCAAAAGAAGATCTTAATTCAGAGAAAGAACACAGAAGAAACTTATGGTTAAGAGAATCGGATTCAACAAAAGACCTCAATGATATAAg AACTTTAATGGAAGATAGGAATAATGAGATAACGAAGTTAAGAGAATTATCAACAAATCTAAGGGAGCAGTTAACCACACAAGTTGCTGAGAAAGTTAAAGAAGCAGAAATGTCAGAAAGGATAAAG GGTGAGACAAGAGCACGTGCACTGAGTGACGAAATCACGGAGCTTCGTGAGCAGTTATCACGTGCACAAGCGGAACTCACAGCCACGGAGAGACAAATGTCCGATGTTTTGTTGGAACGAACTAAAACTATGGagattttaaaagaaaaagaccAACAG GTTGACAGGCTTAACACTCAGTTCAATTTAACGGATCGTAAACTTATTGAGGTAACGGAAGCTAAACGAACACTTGATGAGAAATTtacaaa TCTTCAACGAGAATATGATGATGTTTCTGTTCGTGCGTCGAATGCGAAAAGTGACCTTGAGCGTACTCGTTCATTTGCCGAGGACAAGGAAAAGATTGCCATGCAACTGCGCCACCAAGTGGAAATGAAGACGAGCAGTTTAGACACCGCTCTAAAGTCCGAGAATGAAGCAACAACAAAAGCTAGAAGTCTTGAAGCTAGGCTGAAG GAAATTATGCAGGAGGTTGAAAATCTCTCTTCTGATCTCCATTCCCGTGAAGAGGAGGTAAAAAGTTATGAAAGAAGAGTATCGGAGCTGATTGAGGAGAAAGGGAGCATCGCAGATGATGTGAGGATGATAGAAGAAGAAGTTGCGAGAGTATTGAAGTCAAAGGAAGAGATGGGAGCGGAATTAAAAGAGGCGAGATTTCAG GTAAGCCACTTAATACAAGAGAGAGATCACTTGTCGAAGGATCTCAAATATTTAACGAAACGTTACAATGATGAGATGAATAAAGTTAagaaagaattaaaacaaaagaaaaatgatTTGGATCAAATACAg GAAACTTTACAAACAGTAAAAAGCGTGGACGGCAAAGCGGCAAAAATTGCTGAGTCGATGCAGAAAGAATTGACGAGTAAGCGAGCTGTGATCGATTCGCTGCAGAGCGAACTTTGTAAAGTTTGTGACAA AATGGAAAGCTGTGAAAAAGAGAATAAATctttgaaaaaagaaaacataaaacttggCAAGAAATTGGAAGCAGCGAATGCAAGCCTTAAAACTGTGGAAGATGAATTAAAAACGAAGAATAAATCTGAAAAAGG ttacaaaTTGGCTGTTGAGAGGCTACGTAGCGGGCTGGAAAAAGCAGCAGAGCGTAACAACGAGGCTCAACATTTGATTGATCGCCAGGAAGCTGAATTGGCACAAGCTCACATTAAACACAATCTGCATTTGATGGATAGAAGATTTCCTAGTCAACAg GTTGAACCACTAGCTCCCACAAACGCATACGGACGCCCAGTGCTCCAAAACACAGGCACAACCACTTTGCAAAATCTGCTGACTCGTGCTTTaaccactatgacatcacaagtcCCGTCGCGTGATGTCACTTTATCGGAAAtaccaaaaa GTCAAAATCCGGAACCAAAGAATGAAAATAAGATTACCAATGACATTTATAAG ATGATCGCAGAAGTTCATGACAACTTGGTTAAAAAATCTGGAAATCCACCTAAATCACCTCATtctgacatcacaaacactcGGAGGAGGAGAAGAAAAGGAAGGAGCAAtagaagaaacaaagaaaCCTACTCTGGCAATGATAG TTCGGACATCGATGTCGTTTTAATGAACTCTGATACAACCTCTGTATATTCTGAACCAGCCGATTCTTACTTGTTTGAAAGCACCCTTAAACATG ATCCTGTGTCGTCTTCTCCTTCAAAGTTTCACCCTTCAATGGGGTTACCTTCTGAACCAACCAGGCCCCTGTCACCAGTCAGCATGTTGCTGTATGAGGCAGGAGATGTTGGTGCTAGTAGGGATAATAG GATCTTCAAGGAGCAGAGTAATGTTATTCGGGGGTCAGAGCAAGAGGTGAGAGAACGTTTCGTCTCATCAGCAATTTCTGATAACGCAGAGGAATTGTGCCGGCAACTTCAGCAGCGTTTGGAAGGGCTTACAAAGATGGGAGGGAAACTGGAGAAGCAAAATaaag ATGCAGCTAAACTGATAAAGAGACAGGATCGAAAATTACAGCAAGTTCGAGCAAGCGGTCAAAACCTTAGATGA
- the LOC100186005 gene encoding cationic amino acid transporter 4-like has product MCDKGFCRRFLSNLSRKKDVSEDMLRTDLKRCFNLGDLTFLAISGMIGSGLYVLAGTVTREVAGPSIVVSYVIAAMASILSAFCYAEFSARIPVAGSAYQFTYISVGEFWAFVVGWNVALEHTIYVAAIARTCSGYLDSLFGNKIEMYMRIHAPMAGGFFASYPDFLAVGIILVFGIVLLCGVKLSSKVNIVIAIINILVILFIITTGMYLADIKNWTQVKGGFFPYGWAGTIQGATTLVYSYVGYEVVASATEEAINAARDIPLSLLISVIVVVISYVGGSAALTLMVPWYDVSVTAPFPAAYQNRGWAWAQYIVSIGALAAMLTCLLSIMYVVPRYLLAMSRDGLLFQNLQKISERTKVRHCKNYLVYCIVLYFCCILKGCCTFEYN; this is encoded by the exons ATGTGCGACAAAGGTTTCTGCAGAAGATTCTTATCGAATTTGTCAAGAAAAAAAGATGTATCAGAAGACATGTTGCGAACAG ATCTGAAGCGATGTTTCAACCTTGGAGATCTAACCTTCCTTGCTATCAGTGGTATGATTGGTTCTGGTCTTTACGTGTTGGCGGGCACAGTAACTCGAGAAGTAGCAGGCCCTTCAATCGTTGTGTCTTATGTCATTGCAGCAATGGCTTCGATTCTGTCCGCCTTTTGTTACGCTG AATTTTCGGCACGGATACCAGTAGCAGGTTCTGCATATCAGTTTACTTATATAAGTGTTGGAGAATTCTGGGCGTTTGTTGTTGGTTGGAACGTCGCATTGGAACATACGATATATGTGGCAGCAATTGCAAGAACCTGTAGCGG gtatttgGACAGTTTGTTtggaaataaaattgaaatgtaCATGCGAATCCACGCACCTATGGCTGGTGGCTTCTTCGCCAGTTATCCAGACTTTTTAGCTGTTGGCATTATACTTGTATTCGGGATTGTTCTTCTATGTGGAGTGAAACTGTCTTCCAAAGTAAACATCGTAATTGCCATCATCAATATTCTCGTGATTCTGTTTATTATAA cGACGGGCATGTACCTAGCGGACATTAAAAACTGGACCCAAGTCAAGGGTGGTTTCTTCCCTTATGGTTGGGCAGGCACCATACAAGGAGCTACTACATTGGTTTACAGTTATGTTGGATACGAGGTAGTCGCATCCGCAACTGAAGAAGCGATTAATGCTGCAAG AGATATTCCACTCTCTCTGCTTATTTCTGTGATCGTGGTTGTCATTTCATACGTTGGTGGATCTGCTGCACTCACACTTATGGTGCCTTGGTATGACGTGTCTGTCACTGCTCCGTTTCCAGCTGCGTACCAGAATCGAGGCTGGGCTTGGGCCCAGTACATTGTATCCATCGGAGCTTTGGCAGCAATGTTGACGTGTCTCTTGTCAATTATGTACGTTGTCCCGCGATACCTTCTTGCGATGTCACGAGATGGTCTTTTGTTTCAGAATTTACAGAAAATAAGTGAAAGGACAAAAGTAAGACACTGCAAAAACTATTTGGTCTATTGCATTGTATTATATTTctgctgtattttaaaaggttGTTGCACTTTTGAATATAATTAG